A single Triticum dicoccoides isolate Atlit2015 ecotype Zavitan chromosome 2A, WEW_v2.0, whole genome shotgun sequence DNA region contains:
- the LOC119357776 gene encoding uncharacterized protein LOC119357776: MELPAGPHYEKKVGRPGKKRKKNPLEEDNGTRMSRHGIIGHCSVCNQPGHNKRKCPELGRGQPTAAHEAGAEQDPAAEQYPAAEEEAAEHVQTTEHVPIQVVLPETQQRTKLPVKRRPSCKKKACPQVGRSTSNMISSSMNYDLASSTMIEILQDQAIATQQSQTAVPAPLPESQFIANCRDALPAPRSHTTATLGLKRRKKVKKTKENKAPTTQK, encoded by the exons ATGGAGTTACCAGCTGGACCACACTATGAGAAGAAAGTTGGTAGGCCtggaaagaagagaaagaagaaccCACTAGAGGAGGACAATGGAACTAGGATGAGCAGACATGGCATTATTGGACACTGCAGTGTGTGCAATCAACCAGGACACAACAAAAGAAAGTGCCCTGAACTAGGTAGAGGACAACCAACAGCAGCACATGAGGCAGGAGcagaacaagatccagcagcagaacaataTCCAGCAGCAGAAGAGGAAGCAGCAGAACATGTGCAAACAACAGAACATGTGCCAATTCAGGTTGTGCTTCCAGAAACACAACAAAGAACTAAACTACCAGTCAAGAGAAGGCCCAGTTGCAAG aaaaagGCATGTCCACAAGTGGGCAGAAGTACATCTAATATGATATCTTCTTCTATGAATTATGATCTTGCTTCATCTACTATGATTGAGATTTTACAGGACCAA GCTATAGCTACTCAACAATCTCAAACAGCAGTGCCAGCTCCTCTACCAGAAAGCCAGTTCATTGCAAACTGCAGAGATGCCCTGCCAGCTCCAAGAAGCCACACTACTGCTACACTAGGtttgaagagaaggaagaaagtgAAAAAAACTAAGGAGAACAAAGCCCCAACAACTCAGAAGTGA